The sequence TTCTTACGGTGTCGATGAATATGGCATTTTTTCTTGTGTAAAAGACCCGCTCGCCCCAAGCGATATTTTCGTCATCTTCTGGGGCATAAAGCCTTGTTATAAAGCCCTCATGAAGGCTATTTTTTATCTCTTTTTCAAGTCTCATTTGCCAGAAATTTATCTCATCTCTTAGCTCATTTGTGGCGTTTTGCAAATAGCATAAGTTTGTGATGAAGCTGTAAAGCTCCAAGTCGTTTGCGACTAGAAATTCACTATTTTGTTTTAAAAACCTAGCCACCACGCCGCTTCCACTAAAGAGGTCACAGCAGCTAAGCTTCTCTTTTTTAAGCTCGTCTTTTGCGTATTTTACGCCTCGCTCGATAAAGCCTAAAAGAGAGCGTTTGTTACCAAGATAGGTTAAAATTTGCTCTTTTAGATAGGCTTGATTTTCTTGTTTTACTGGTTTCAAATCAGTGCTTTTTTAGTCCCATAGCATCAACGTCAAGCTTGATCTCTTCGTTGTTTATGATGACTAGACCGTGATCTAGAATTTTCTTTGCTATGGCGTGCGCCTCATAAAGTGAGTGCATCTTGTAAGTGCCACATTGAAATTTATTTAGCTCTGGAATTTGATCTTGAGTTTTGACCTCTAAGATATCCTTCATCGAAGCAAGCCATGCCTTTTTTACAGCTTCTTCGCTAGGTGTGCCGATCACGCTCATATAAAAGCCAGTCCTGCAACCCATCGGCGAGATGTCTATGATCTCCACGCCGTTGCCGTTTAGGTGGTTTCTCATAAAGCCAGCAAATAGATGCTCTAAAGTGTGAGTGCCCTTTTCTGGCAAAATTTCCTCATTTGGCTTGCAAAATCTCAAGTCAAAAACGCTGATATCATCGCCTTTTGGGGTCTTCATACTCTTTGCAAGTCTTACTCCTGGGGCTTTCATCTTCACATGATCTACACAAAAACTATCAAGTAGTGGCATATATTCTCCTTTAAATTTTTGGTAATTTTAGCGTAAAAAAGATTTAAAATTTAAAGGCTCACGTAAATTTACATGAGCCTAGTAGTATTTTTGGGTATTAAAATTTATTTTTTCTAACGTCTGTTAGTATGACCTTCGCCATGCCGTCTATCTC is a genomic window of Campylobacter concisus containing:
- the luxS gene encoding S-ribosylhomocysteine lyase; this translates as MPLLDSFCVDHVKMKAPGVRLAKSMKTPKGDDISVFDLRFCKPNEEILPEKGTHTLEHLFAGFMRNHLNGNGVEIIDISPMGCRTGFYMSVIGTPSEEAVKKAWLASMKDILEVKTQDQIPELNKFQCGTYKMHSLYEAHAIAKKILDHGLVIINNEEIKLDVDAMGLKKH